GGTCGAGCGGCATTTTCTCACCGTTCATGGTGACCTGGCCGCTGGTGTATTGCAGGCTGGTAACGATATTATTATCCTGCTGCGTGGTCAGCTTAAACATCTGGCCCATCGCCGCCAGGCCTTTCACCTGTTGTTCCGCCAGTCTGGCGGACTCTTCCTGCGAATGACCTTCAGCTATCGCCACATGGGTCATCAGCTCGGTGGCCATATCCATTGAGATCACCAGTTTGCCGTCGAGGCTTTTCAGCACGCGATCGGCGGCCTGGTTGATATTCTGCGCTTCACCGCTGGCGGTGGCCGGATCTTTAAAGTTAACCGCCAGGTTAAAGCTGCTCTCACCTTTATCGTTCTTCCAGCTCAGAGGCGCGATGGTGACGATCGGGTCGCCTTTCAGCAGGGTTGGCAAATTGGTAGCCAGGATCTGGTTCATTCCTTGCTGATAACGCAGTGGATCTTCGGCAATGCCTGGTTGATTCAGCAGCGCCTGTACCTGAGCATTGTAATTCTCAGAGAAGGTCTTCAGCGCCTCACCGTCGAACTGCGACAGTTTCATCGCCAGTTTACCCTGACCAAACGACTGGTTCTGCATTTTCAGGTTATCAAGGGTGTAATCAATCTGACCGGACACCGCTTTATTATCAGAATCAAAGCGCGAATTGCCTTTCAGGCCTTCCAGCGTCACCGCTTCCTGACCATTAACCGAAGCAGTCAGCTTTTTCAGATCGATGCCCTGATCGCCAATACGCACGCCCTGTGGGCTAAGGTGAGTATTCGCCGTCGCTTTCAGGCCGTTCAGCGTAAACAGCACTGGCATACCCATCTGATTTTTGCTGGTGATTGCGACACTGTCGAGATTGCCATCAAAGCTGACTTTATCGCCTTGCGCATCAGCATCAACATTCAGCGTACCGCCATTCCACGCAAAGCGCTGTCCGCTGGTGGCATTCTGATAATCGAGCGGCAGCAGGGTGATTGCCGAAGCGGTGGCGCCGCTGTAACCAATGCGGGTATCCGCCTGAATCACGGAAACACCTTTGGTCACTTCAAACAGTCCTTTAACCGCTTCAGTGTTTTCCAGCTCGGTATGCACTGACGCCATACTCGGAATCAGGTTAAATTTTTTCAGCTGGGCGAACGGGAAGGGACCATGGTCGATGGTTTCGTTCAGCACGATGCTCTGGCCCGGCTTCAGCAGCGCGTTATCTTCCGTCTGCGAGCTGGCCTGCACCACCAGTTTAGCGTGGCTGCTAAACAGACCGCGCTGATAGTCCTGATAGCTCACTTTCAGGCGACTGTCGGGCGCAATATTGTTCAGCTGGGCATTGGCGTTCTGCACCAGGGTATCCATATGGCTTTCGAGCTGCTTGCCGGTAAACCAGGCGCCGCCGGTCCAGATAATGCCCAGTGCAACCACTACACCTACTGCAATCTTGGTCTTTTTCATCTTAATTTGTCATCCTTTCACTGATGTCAGCGCTGCCCACTCTGTCCCGTCACCGGCAGCGAAGAAAAACGCCACGCGGGCGTTTTCTGATTAATAGCTTGAATAATAATAGCAATTGCCCCGGCTGGCGTCAGTCGGATTAATTACAAAGTATTATAGGCCTGTGCGATGCGTCCGCTGCCGCTGATGGTGACAGACGTCTCATCGGCCGCGATAAAGCAGGACTCGCCAGGCTGCAGCACCAGCTGCTGATCGCCATTCGCGATAACCGCTTCGCCTTCGATACAGAACAGAATTGCCGCGCTCTGCTGGTCTAAGGCTGCAGGCGTCTTATCCAGCGTATGGATGGCGAAGGCAAAATCATCAACCGGAATCGGGAAGTTCAGGCTGTTGCCGTTAACTTCAGGTTGCGTCAGCAATCCGGCGAACGGGCTGGCGCTAAAGCGTACATTTGCCAGCAGTTCAGGGATATCGATATATTTTGGCGTCAGCCCGGCACGTAAGACGTTATCAGAGTTGGCCATCACTTCCAGCGCGACACCCTGCAGGTATGCATGTGGCGTTTCGGCAAACAGGAACATCGCTTCGCCAGGTTGCAGCTCAATCACATTCAGCAGCAGTGGCGAGAACAGACCGCTGTCATCCGGATAGACTTCCGCAATCGCTTTAATGGTATCCCACGGCTGGCCCTGCTGGCTGCTAAGCGCTGATTTCAGCACGCCAAGCGCCAGCGACTTCTCTTCACCGTCCAGCGAAAGCAGACTGGCAAACAGCTGCGCAAGATTTTCGGCATCGGGCTGCTGCAGAAAATGAGCAATTGCCGGATGCGCGCCCGCGACCGGTTGCAGCAGGGAAACAATTTCGCGGTTTTCACGGAAGCCGTTAATCGCGAGGAACGGCGTCAGGGCATACACCAGTTCAGGTTTGTGGTTAGCATCTTTATAGTTACGGTTAGCCGCGTTCAGATCGATACCGGCCGCGTTCTCTTTCGCAAAGCCCACTTCTGCGGCGGCTTTGCTTGGATGCACCTGAATCGATAGCGGCTGATCGGCGCACAGGACTTTAAACAGAAAAGGCAGTTCACCAAAACGTTCGGCAACTTTTGCCCCCAGCAGACGCGTTTTATCACTGTCGATCACGCTGCGCAGGCTACGCGTTTCCCCGTCAATCTCTACCGCAGAACTGCTCTTCGGGTGCGCGCCCATCCATACTTCCGCCATCGGCAGATTGTCGGGATTGGCAATACCATACAGCTCGGTGAGGGCAGTTTTGCTACCCCATGCGTAGTTTTGCAACGAATTGAGCAACTTTTGCATCATTTATCCCTGTTTAAGATGAATTTAACTGGGTTTATTAAAACAGAAACTACCCTGATAAATACAGTCGAAATGCAATAAGGACGATTGAGTCTCATAATGTTAAATTATTGTATGGCAGAATATCGCGCGCCTTTGTTGCCCGTAGCGAATACCGTCACGGTTAACCGGGCCTTTTAAATCAAATGTATGTGCTAAAGGAGACAGGAATGGCCGCTAATCGCATTGAAAAAGACTCAATGGGACCCATTGATGTACCGGCTGATAAACTTTGGGGCGCACAGACACAGCGCTCACTTGAACACTTTCGCATCTCTACGGAAAAAATGCCGACCGCGCTGGTTCATGCGCTGGCGCTGACCAAACGTGCCGCCGCAAAGGTGAACCGTGATTTAGGCCTGCTGGCGGATGAACGCGCCGAAGCGATTATCAAAGCGGCGGATGAAGTCCTTGCTGAACAGCACGTCAATGAATTCCCTCTTGCGATCTGGCAGACCGGTTCCGGTACCCAGACCAATATGAATATGAATGAAGTGCTGGCCAACCGGGCAAGTGAAATTCTCGGCGGCGA
This is a stretch of genomic DNA from Winslowiella toletana. It encodes these proteins:
- a CDS encoding YdgA family protein — protein: MKKTKIAVGVVVALGIIWTGGAWFTGKQLESHMDTLVQNANAQLNNIAPDSRLKVSYQDYQRGLFSSHAKLVVQASSQTEDNALLKPGQSIVLNETIDHGPFPFAQLKKFNLIPSMASVHTELENTEAVKGLFEVTKGVSVIQADTRIGYSGATASAITLLPLDYQNATSGQRFAWNGGTLNVDADAQGDKVSFDGNLDSVAITSKNQMGMPVLFTLNGLKATANTHLSPQGVRIGDQGIDLKKLTASVNGQEAVTLEGLKGNSRFDSDNKAVSGQIDYTLDNLKMQNQSFGQGKLAMKLSQFDGEALKTFSENYNAQVQALLNQPGIAEDPLRYQQGMNQILATNLPTLLKGDPIVTIAPLSWKNDKGESSFNLAVNFKDPATASGEAQNINQAADRVLKSLDGKLVISMDMATELMTHVAIAEGHSQEESARLAEQQVKGLAAMGQMFKLTTQQDNNIVTSLQYTSGQVTMNGEKMPLDQFLSRYMLGGMSAQPQGLPAE
- the manA gene encoding mannose-6-phosphate isomerase gives rise to the protein MQKLLNSLQNYAWGSKTALTELYGIANPDNLPMAEVWMGAHPKSSSAVEIDGETRSLRSVIDSDKTRLLGAKVAERFGELPFLFKVLCADQPLSIQVHPSKAAAEVGFAKENAAGIDLNAANRNYKDANHKPELVYALTPFLAINGFRENREIVSLLQPVAGAHPAIAHFLQQPDAENLAQLFASLLSLDGEEKSLALGVLKSALSSQQGQPWDTIKAIAEVYPDDSGLFSPLLLNVIELQPGEAMFLFAETPHAYLQGVALEVMANSDNVLRAGLTPKYIDIPELLANVRFSASPFAGLLTQPEVNGNSLNFPIPVDDFAFAIHTLDKTPAALDQQSAAILFCIEGEAVIANGDQQLVLQPGESCFIAADETSVTISGSGRIAQAYNTL